From Phoenix dactylifera cultivar Barhee BC4 unplaced genomic scaffold, palm_55x_up_171113_PBpolish2nd_filt_p 001638F, whole genome shotgun sequence, the proteins below share one genomic window:
- the LOC120108917 gene encoding uncharacterized protein LOC120108917 — protein sequence MDLKPALETNRQRPTASPVASHGKPESDGFSWLQPLALAFLTFNSGAALYRSRSDPWGVAFVVTSYVDLLSLFWCLRRFESTHEGSPGRGILKMAVWSLSTLLTAMFSYRVAAMMPLPVAVVVWAMAGLTIAAGFYAFFIYKEKTNPIDVPNPSKV from the coding sequence ATGGATTTGAAGCCGGCCCTGGAAACCAACAGGCAGAGACCCACCGCGAGTCCGGTGGCAAGCCATGGCAAGCCGGAGTCGGACGGGTTCTCATGGCTGCAGCCGCTGGCGCTGGCCTTCCTCACCTTCAACTCGGGCGCGGCCTTGTACAGATCGAGGAGCGATCCCTGGGGGGTGGCCTTCGTAGTCACCTCCTACGTTGATCTGCTATCGCTCTTCTGGTGCCTCCGCCGTTTCGAGAGCACCCACGAGGGCTCCCCCGGTAGAGGGATTCTCAAAATGGCCGTTTGGTCGCTTTCAACCCTCCTCACCGCCATGTTCTCGTACCGCGTGGCAGCGATGATGCCACTGCCCGTTGCAGTGGTCGTGTGGGCCATGGCTGGGCTCACGATTGCTGCGGGCTTCTACGCCTTCTTCATTTACAAAGAGAAGACGAACCCCATCGACGTCCCAAACCCTTCGAAGGTCTGA